One stretch of Paenibacillus sp. FSL R5-0341 DNA includes these proteins:
- a CDS encoding AAA family ATPase: protein MEMLKPPAEILYEVELRALREEDQGKRPPNWLLSPAYVRDFIIGRDKPALLNGEEIPITRKFYGNDVLIERAVVTLAGNRGLMLVGEPGTAKTMLSELLTAAISGTSLNTIQGTAGTTEDMIKYSWNYAMLLDKGPSEAALVPSPLYNGMKKGILTRFEEITRCPAEAQDSLISILSDKVMSIPELDGGVRFAQPGFNVIATANIRDKGVNEMSGALKRRFNFEMIKPIHNVKMEAKIIESQARSLLLHSGIDIEINPDVVELLATTFMELRTGMTREGYKLDTPQAAMSTAEAVSVYVQSAMTSYYYEDKAIALDRLVQNMLGTIAKENDKDLSILKTYFSKVVKERSREEGMWKDYYEERKWIG from the coding sequence ACTGGCTGTTATCTCCTGCCTATGTGCGCGATTTTATTATTGGCAGAGATAAGCCTGCGTTATTGAATGGAGAAGAGATCCCGATTACCCGTAAATTCTATGGCAATGACGTGTTAATAGAACGTGCCGTGGTCACTCTGGCAGGCAATCGAGGGTTAATGCTTGTGGGAGAACCCGGAACAGCCAAGACCATGCTTAGCGAACTGTTGACCGCGGCGATCTCTGGAACCAGTCTGAACACGATTCAGGGTACAGCAGGCACGACGGAAGATATGATCAAGTATTCATGGAATTACGCCATGCTGCTCGATAAAGGTCCTTCGGAAGCTGCGCTTGTGCCATCGCCACTATATAACGGCATGAAGAAAGGCATTTTAACCCGTTTTGAAGAGATTACACGTTGTCCCGCTGAAGCGCAGGATAGTCTGATCAGTATTCTTAGTGACAAGGTCATGAGCATTCCTGAACTGGACGGTGGTGTACGGTTTGCCCAACCGGGATTTAATGTCATTGCTACAGCCAATATTCGGGATAAAGGTGTTAACGAAATGAGCGGTGCCTTGAAACGACGATTCAATTTCGAAATGATCAAGCCCATTCATAACGTGAAGATGGAAGCCAAAATCATTGAATCCCAGGCACGAAGCCTGTTATTACATAGTGGAATTGATATTGAAATTAACCCGGATGTGGTTGAATTGCTGGCTACAACATTTATGGAACTGCGCACTGGCATGACACGGGAAGGATACAAGCTCGACACCCCTCAAGCAGCCATGAGCACGGCAGAAGCGGTGTCTGTCTATGTCCAGAGTGCGATGACTTCCTATTATTACGAAGATAAGGCTATTGCGCTGGATCGGTTGGTGCAGAACATGCTGGGTACCATTGCGAAGGAAAACGACAAGGATCTGTCCATTCTCAAAACCTACTTCTCCAAGGTCGTGAAAGAGCGTTCCAGGGAAGAGGGAATGTGGAAGGACTATTATGAGGAGAGAAAATGGATCGGTTAA